A segment of the Bacillus alveayuensis genome:
ATAAAGGCTACCCCAAATCTAAGCGCCAGACCCGACAACAAAATAGGGAGCGTGAGGTCAGACTCATATGGGACAGCCTTCAGTCATAACTTTATTTATGTCTCATTTGCGGGAATAGTAATACATCGCGAATGGATGGAGAATTCGTTAAGAGCATGACAAGACGGTCAATGCCGATTCCTAGCCCTCCTGTTGGTGGCATACCATATTCTAACGCTTCCACAAAGTCTTCATCCATCAAATGCGCTTCGTCATTCCCTTGTTCTCTTTCTTTTAATTGGGCCTCAAAACGTTCACGTTGATCAATTGGATCATTTAATTCTGTAAACGCATTTGCATGTTCACGCCCCACAATAAATAGCTCAAAACGATCTGTAAATCGTGGGTCTTCATCATTCTTCTTCGCTAAAGGCGAAATTTCTACTGGATGACCATAAATAAATGTAGGTTGAATCAATTTATCCTCTACTTTTTGTTCAAAAAACTCGTTTACAATATGTCCATATTGCATATTGCCAGTAATTTCTACACCATGCTCTTCGGCTAGCTCACGTGCTTCTTCAGTTGTTCTAACAGACCAGAAATCAACACCTGTATATTGTTTAATAGCATCTACCATATGAAGTCGAGTCCATTCAGGTTCTAAGTTTACTTCATGATCGCCATATTGTATCTTTGTCGTACCTAATACTTCTTTTGCAATATGAGCAATCATATTTTCTGTTAATTTCATAATATCTTTGTAATCCGCATAAGCCTCATATAACTCTAGCATTGTAAACTCTGGATTATGTCTTGTCGAAACACCTTCATTTCGGAATACACGTCCGATCTCATATACTTTTTCAAGCCCGCCAACTATCAGCCGCTTTAAGTGAAGCTCAATGGCAATACGCATGTACAAAGGCATATCTAAAGCATTATGGTGAGTTATAAATGGACGAGCTGCAGCTCCCCCTGGAATCGAATGCATCGTTGGCGTTTCTACCTCTAAAAACCCTTGATCATCTAAATAACGGCGCATTGATTGAATAATTTTGCTTCTAGTAATAAACGTATTTTTACTTTCTGGATTCATAATAAGATCAAGGTACCGCTGGCGGTAGCGCTGTTCAATATCCTTTAAACCATGATATTTGTCAGGCAGTGGTCGGAGTGCTTTCGTAAGTAATGTAAAATCTGTTACTTTAATCGAAAGTTCTCCAACTTTTGTTTTAAATACCGTTCCTTTAATTCCAACTAAATCCCCTAAATCAGCTGTGTTAAAAATATCATACTGTTCTTCACCAACTGCATCTTTGCGGACATATATTTGAATTTGTCCAGATAAGTCTTGAATATGAGCAAAACCAGCCTTGCCTTTGCCTCGTTTTGTCATAATTCGTCCTGCAAGAGCAACAAATACCTTTTTTTCTTCTAATTCTTCTTTTGAATATTGATTGTATAATTCTTTTAATTCTGCTGCTTGATGTGTGCGTTCAAAGCGTTTTCCAAATGGATCAATTCCTTTTTCTCTCAACATATGTAGTTTTTCACGTCTTACCTTCAACTGATCATTTAATTCTTGTTGGTTGTTTAACTCTTCTTGATTCATCAATCATTCAACTCCAATTTTAAAATTTTCGTTAAATAAAAAAGTAGAAAAACTGCCAGAGAACCTGGCAGTAAAATGGATGAAATACAAACAAACACTTTATCCTACTTGGGCTGATTGTTCCTTTGCTTCCACTTCTTCTACAAAGTCATCAAGTAGTGTAACAAGCTCATCTCTTGTTTCACATGTGTTAATGGCATTACGAATTTTGGCATTACCTCGAATACCTTTTAAATACCAGGCAGCATGTTTACGCATTTCTCTTACACCTATATGCTCACCTTTTAAATCAATAAGGCGATCTAAATGCAATTTACATACATTAATTTTTTCTTGTACACTCGGTTCCTCAATAAGTTTGCCAGTTTCTAAATATTTAACTGTCCGATAAATCATCCAAGGGTTACCAAGGGCTGCTCGTCCAATCATTACGCCGTCAACCCCTGTTTCATCAAGCATACGTTTAGCATCTTGAGGTGTTTTCACATCCCCATTTCCTATAACTGGAATATTGACAGACTGTTTTACTTCTTTAATGATATCCCAATTGGCTACACCTTCATACATTTGCACTCGAGTACGACCATGTATAGCAACAGCTTGGCCTCCAGCCCGTTCCACTGCTCGGGCATTTTCAACAGCATAAATGTGCTCATCATCCCAACCCATACGCATTTTTACGGTAACAGGCTTCTCTACAGCATCAACAACCGCTGCCACTAAGTCATAAATTTTATTTGGATCTAATAACCATTTTGCGCCAGCATCACATTTAGTAATTTTCGGTACAGGACAGCCCATGTTAATATCAATGATATCTGCTGTTGTGTTTTTATCAACAAATTTAGCCGCTTCTACAAGTGATTCTTTTTCTCCACCAAAAATTTGTAAACTTAAAGGCTTTTCCCGTTCATCTATATAAAGCATTCCCATCGTTTTTGCATTTTTATATAAAATGGCCTTATCACTAACCATTTCTGCACAAACTAGCCCTGCTCCGAACTCTTTCACAGTTAGACGGAAGGCAGAGTTACAAACACCGGCCATTGGTGCAAGTACAACACGGTTTTTTAGTTGAATGTCGCCAATCTTAAACATGCGCTCGACCTCCTTTACATCAGCCATCTTTAGGAGCTAACTCTTCAACACTAATTCCAAGCAATTCGGCCATCTCTTCTACCAATTGCTTACTTGGGACTTTATTACCTCGTTCCACCTCACCTATTACTGACACAGAAACACCTAAATGCTTTGCAAAGCTCTCCTGTGTATATCCCTTTAGCTTTCTAAAAGCACGAATTCGTCTTCCCCATTTTTCCGCTTCCATACTCGTACTCCTTTTTTATCTCTTAATTCACCTACGAGATCCTCAAGAAGTTGATTTTGATGAGGAAGTTGTAGGTTAGGCTCTATTTCAAACAAAGGAATTAATACAAAAGCACGTTCAAACATTCTAGGATGCGGTACAGTTAGTTGTTCTGTTTCAATATTTTCATGATTGTACAATAAAATGTCAAGGTCTAACGTTCTAGGTCCCCATCTAATTTCACGCTTGCGCTTAAATTCTCTCTCGATGCATTGTAGTAATGAAAGTAAATCGAAAGGGGATAAATTCGTATTTATTTTAGTGACCATATTTAAAAACAAATCTTGATCAGTATAACCGACAGGATCTGTTTCGTAAATGGAAGATTTTTTTACAACATGAACATCCGGATATTCATTTAGTTTTTGAATGGCTGCATTTAAGTATCCTTCACGATCTCCTACATTAGATCCTAATGATAGGTAAGCAATGTTATTCATGTTCTTCCCCTCGTAATTTCAATAGCTACAGATTGATAATGCCCTGGGATAGGAGGATCAGGTTTGATCACCTTTACCGTACACTGTTTAACCAACGAAAATTTCTGTAAAAGCGATTGGGCAATCTCTTCTGCTACCTTTTCGACAAGCTTATATACCTTTTGCTCGACTATCTCTTGGCATATTTGATAAACATCAGCATAATTAACCGTAAAAGTTAAATCATCAGTTTTTCCCGCTTTTGATAAATCAACTTCCAACATAACATCTAAACGAAAGCGTTGGCCTAGTTTATTTTCTTCTGGAAAAACTCCATGGTAACCGTAAAATTCCATTCCGTTTACATAAATTTTATCGATTACGATACACTCCTTTCCCCAACATGGCATCCATCATCTTTGCCATTCTCGCTATCGGAAGAACATCGTGTACACGTACAAACTGACATCCTTTTTGGATTCCTAAACAAACCGTTGCCCCTGTTCCTTCGACTCTCTCATTTGTCGGTAAATCAAGAACATGACCGATCAGTGATTTCCGAGAGGTTCCTAGTAAAACCGGATATCCTAAAGTTGTGATGGCTTCTAAGTTTCGCATCACGATTAAGTTATCCTCAAATGTTTTAGCAAAACCAATACCAGGGTCTAACAAGATATTTTCATCTTTTACTCCTGCATCCTTTGCAATTTTAACACTTTCCATTAAATCTTGAACGATATCATGGATTAAATCACTATAATCTCGTTTTGAGCGATTGTGCATTAAAATAATAGGAACGTTATAATGTGCTGCAACAGCAGCAATTTCCGGCTCCTTTTTAGCCCCCCAAACGTCATTTATAATAGTGGCCCCTGCTTGTACAGCCTGTTTTGCCACCTCAGCTTTATAAGTGTCGATCGAAATCGGAACCTCAATCTCTTTTGCCAATCGTTCAATAACAGGGATTACTCGCTCTAATTCTTCCTCTTCCGATACCATTTCAGCACCGGGACGGGTTGATTCCCCCCCGACATCAATAATATCAGCACCATGTTCCACCATTTTTTTAGCATGCTGAATTGCTTTTTCAATATGATTGTATTTTCCGCCATCAGAAAAAGAGTCAGGTGTAACATTTAATATTCCCATTATTTGGGTTTTTTCCTCATAATGTAATGAATAGGGGCCACAGTTTAAGACACTTTTTCGCTGTTTTATGTTTACATTCATCCAAATCACCTACTTAAAGTTGATGTCTACTATATAAATGATGACGGCTTTTTTCGTATAGGTCTTTTAACTGTTTCGCAACGTTTCCTGCTTGTCCAAGAAAATGATGATTACCAATATTCGTAATTGGAACAATTTCTTGAAGGGAATTCGTTATAAAAACTTCATCACTTTTCAACAATTCATTTGGTGTAAAAAAGCCTTCTATAAAAGGTATATCAAGCTTTCGTAAGCATTCTAGTACAAATTGTCGGGTAATTCCATTTAAAATGCCCGTATTAATCGATGGTGTGTAAACAATATTGTTATGCACCCAGAAAATATTTGATACAATCCCTTCTGCTACATATCCTTCTTCTGTAAGGAAAATCCCTTCCACCTTTGGATTCGGACCGATCTCACGTTTTGCTAGCATATTGTTTAAAAAATGATGGGATTTAAGGCGAAAAGAACCTTCCGGGGAGTTTCGTTTAATGGTTAAAAACCTACCTTCTTTTTGTTGATTTTTAGGAAGATGAATATCTTTCATAAAAAAAATGACTGTAGGCTTTACATAAGGATTTGCAGAAAGCCCTAGCTCCTCTTCACCAGCAGAAATATTGATTCGAACATAAGCATCTTGAAGGTTATTCAACTGTAATAATTCGTTTATGATGTTTTCGGCCATTTCCCGATCAATAGAATAGGAAATATTTAATTGTATTAGACCATGGCGAAGACGCTCTAGGTGATCATCCAATAAAAATGGATGTCCTTTATAAACACGAAGCGTTTCAAAAACGCCTAGTCCATACAAATAACCATGGTCGAATGGAGAAATAAAGGCATCTTTTTGATGAACAAATTCTCCATTAAGATAAAGATACATTTTTTACACACTCTTTTCCTGAATGGAATAGCTTGTTAGGAAATTTTTTAGTAATTTTTTTCCGTTTTCCGTCATTATTGACTCTGGATGGAATTGAACACCTTCAATTGGTAGTTCTTTATGGCGAATGCCCATTATTTCATTTTCAGCTGTCCATGCTGTGACTTCAAAGCAATCTGGTAAAGTATCTTTTTTCACAATTAGGGAATGGTACCGTGTTGCTGTAAACGGATTTGGAAGGTTCTTAAAAATCGTTTTGCCGTCATGATAAATCATTGATGTTTTACCGTGCATTAATCTTTCAGCCCGAATCACATCTCCACCAAAGGCTTGGGCAATCGATTGATGGCCGAGACACACTCCAAAAATTGGAACCTTCCCTGCCAATGATTCAATAGCCTGTAAGCTAATACCCGCTTCATTTGGTGAACAAGGTCCTGGTGAAATCATTAAATATCGCGGGTTTAAAGCTTCTATTTCTTGAATCGTTATTTCATCGTTGCGTTTCACAACAAGTTCTTCACCAAGCTCTCCTAAATATTGCACCAAGTTATACGTAAAAGAATCATAATTATCAATCATCAATATCATCTCTACTCACCTCATACGAAAGTTTTCTCTTCTTCGCTCATACTTTTTGCTCGCCATAGTGCCTCTGCTTTTTTAAGAGACTCTTTATACTCATATTTTGGTACAGAATCAATGACAATTCCAGCTCCTGCTTGTACATAAGCCCAGCCATGTTTGGCTAACAATGTGCGGATCACGATGTTAAATTCCAAATCTTCATTAAAGCCAAGCCATCCTATTGACCCTGTATATAATCCTCTTCTTGTCGGCTCAAGCTCTTCAATAATTTCCATTGTTCTCACTTTCGGAGCCCCAGTAATAGTCCCACCAGGGAAAACAGCCCTGATAATATCCATAAAACCTTTTCCTTCCTTCAAAATCCCTTGAACGTTCGAAACAATGTGCATGACATGAGAGTATTTTTCTATAACCATAAATTCATTAACATTTACTGTACCATATTCGCAAACCCGTCCCAAATCATTACGCTCTAAATCTACTAACATCACATGTTCTGCTCTCTCTTTTTCGTTATTTATTAATTCTTGAGCAAGCTTCAAATCCTCTTCATCGTTTACACCTCTAGATCTTGTCCCAGCTATAGGGCGGGTGTTTAATTGCTTTCCTTTCCGTTTAATGAGCAGCTCTGGAGACCCACATACAATCTGAAAATCTGGTGTATGAATATATCCCATATATGGAGATGGATTCAATTCACGTAATGTTTTATAAATGAAAAACGGATGACACTTAAGCTCTTTTGCTTGACGCACAGACAAATTAACTTGGAAAACATCACCTTGAGAAATATATTCCTTGACTTTTTCAACCGCCTGTTTAAACGGTTCCTCCATAAAGGATATTGGTTTTTCTGAATTCATGCTTGGATGAAATTCATGGGCTAAATCTATCTTTTTTTCTTCCATCCACATCGTTTTCCACTCATTTAACCGATTATAGGCCATTTCTTTTTCACATTCATTTCCATAATGTGTAATTAAATACAAGATATTGGTTTGATGGTCAAATACAGCAACGTCTTGAAAGACAAGGAAATAAATATCTGGTGTATCTAAATCATCTAGAGCCAGTTCAGGCAATTTTTCAAAATATCGTACACTATCGTAGCTAATAAACCCAATAGCTCCACCTTGAAAATCAGGCAATTTCAGATCTGTCATGCTTCGATGTTCTTTCATCCACTGTTCAAAAAGGGGGATAGGGTCTCCGTATTCACAAATGACATCGCCATTTGTTTCGATCGTCAATTGGCCATTTTTCCCGGTAATGATAGCAGAGGGTTTAATCCCAGCTATGCTATAGCGGCCTCCCCTTCCACTTTCCAACAATACATGATGTGTTTTGCCAAATGACAACTGTTCATAACGCAGAAAAAATGTATGCGGATCGAATGGAAACGAAATTGCTAATGGTTTTCTCTCTTGCTGCATCGTAAAACTCTCCTTTTTACTCATATGTATATTTTACATGATTAACGGGATGTTTACACTAGAAAGTAAAAAGGGTTTTCTTTACAACTAAAATTGCAAGAGGATTCTTTAAGCGAAAAGAAAAGAAATTATGGGTTAGTTTATAACATTTCACTATATATAAGAAAAGCGCAAGCGCCCCGCTTAGCGACGTATGAACTGGACCGCTCCGCATGAGATAAAGGAAACACGAAGAGCGACAGCGTCGATGTTGACTTATCGGAAGGAGGAGAGGGAAGTTCACTAGTCGCTGGGCGGCTTTCGCTAGACATCCATAACTATATAAAAGGGTTTATTCCTTGGTTATCATGATATAAATTCTGATATGATAAAAAAAGCTGTCGCTCGCATAAGAGCAACAGCAAATCAATATCCTTATTCTTCATCAAATTGATATAATGGCGTACTTAAATATCTCTCACCATTACTTGGAATAATCGCTAATACTTTCTTTCCTTTCCCTAATTGTTTAGCTACTTTTAAAGCTGCATGAATTGCAGCACCAGAAGATATACCTCCTAATACTCCCTCTTGACGAGCCGCTTTACGGGCTGCCGCAAACGCTTCTTCTGTTTTGACGGTAATGACTTCATCATAAATATTCGTATCTAAAATATCCGGAACAAATCCTGCCCCAATTCCTTGGATTTTATGTGGACCAGGCTTTCCACCTGATAAAACAGGTGAATCAGCTGGTTCAACAGCATAAATTTTAATATTAGGATACTTCTCTTTTAAAACAGATCCAGCACCAGTAATCGTTCCTCCCGTACCAATACCAGCAACAAAAGCATCTAGTTGGTTACCCATTTGTTCTACAATTTCAGGTCCAGTTGTTAATCGATGAATTTCAACATTCGCTTCGTTTTTAAATTGTTGAGGCATAAAGTAACCATGTTCTTTTGCTATCTCTTCTGCTTTTCGAATGGCGCCGCCCATGCCTTCTGGTCCAGGTGTTAATACAAGTTCTGCTCCGAATGCACGCAATAAGTTACGGCGTTCCATACTCATGGTTTCAGGCATAACTAAAATAGCCCGTAAGCCTTTTGCTGCAGCAACCATAGCAAGCCCAATACCAGTATTTCCACTAGTAGGTTCAATAATAGTGTCTCCTGGCTTTAATTTTCCTTCTTTTTCTGCCGCCTCAATCATCGCAAAAGCGATACGATCCTTAACGCTGCTACCTGGGTTCATAAACTCCAATTTTAAATATACATCTGCGCTATCTTCATCAACAATACGGTTTAACTTCACGACAGGTGTTTTCCCGATTAATTCTAAAATAGAATTAGCCACAACAGCCATTGCATCCACCTCTATTTCCGAGTAATTTTATTGGTTTTATAGAAAATATAGCAGTAATTTATTGAATTGTCAATCATTTAATAATCTTTTATTCTTTTGTTTCTCCATAAAACCAAGAAATCCCTATTTCTTCCCAAAGTTTTTTAGCAGAAATATTTCCTTCCATTTGCTCTAATGCAAGCTGTCTGCGAATTTGATCTTTTACTTCATCAAAGCTGTATTGAACACCGTCAAGCTTTTCATGTAAATAAATAATCGCAAATTGTTGATCAATTTGAATCGGATCTGACCATTGATTCGGCTTTAACTGCTTTGCATGTTCAATATATTCTTTAGGGATATGATCACTATGTTCTGGAACAAAGCCTAAGTCACCGCCATTACTAGCTGTCATTTCGTCTAATGATTGCTCTGCAGCTAAAGCTTGAAAACTAGAGCCTTCTTTAAGCTCCTGAACAATTTGCTTCGCTTCCTCTTCATTATTAATGACGATATGGGAAAGATGATAAGAAGGGGCAATTTTAAAACTATCTTTATGATTTTGATAAAATTGCTTTATTTCTTCTTCAGGTACGACAACATCTTTCGTTAACAGCTCTTCTAATAAAATGCTATACCGGATCTGCTCTCTCCAATCCTTTTTATCTTGGAGAACCTCTTCACCAAACGCATTATACGTTGCTTTAAACATTTGTAATTCTCGCTCAATCGCATCTTCCGATATCTCAATTTGATATTGATCAGCAAGTACATCGACAACTTTTACGTTAATCATATTTTCAAGGGTTGATTTGCCATAACGCTTTTCTAATTCAGCCAACCACTCTTGTCGTGTAATGACTTCATCTCCTATTTGCGCCACAACTTCTTCTTCAGCTGACTCTTTCGTTGCTTTTACTACAGGCTGATCCGATTTTAAAAAGTAAGCAATGGTGAGGCAGTTGATAACGACAAGACCAAAGATAATCCCCCATAAAACCTTTCCTTTCAACGTTTCCAGCTCCCTTAGCACAAACTTACTCTTTCATAGCTGATTTTTTTAGCTCTTCTAATTCATCTTTTGAAAAATGATAGACCTCATTACAAAAATGACATTGCGCCTCTGCTTCCCCATCTTCATCAATCATTGCCTGTATTTCTTCTTTCCCTAAGCTTATGATAGCATTTGCTATACGTTCTTTAGAGCATTGACAACGGAATTGAACAGGCATTTTATCGATGACTTTCACATTTCCTTCCCCTAACACTTCTTCTAAAATTTCTTCAGGAGTTAATCCTTTTTGAATAAGCTTAGATATTGGCTCAATCGTACTTAATCGCTTTTCAATTTCTTCCACAGTTTTCTCTTCTGTTCCTGGCATCAATTGAATAATAAAGCCGCCTGCCGCTAAAATGGTATTATCGGGATTGACTAATACACCTACTCCAACAGAAGATGGGACTTGTTCAGAGGAAACTAAATAGTATGTGAAATCATCACCAAGTTCACCAGAAATGAGCGGGACTTGCCCGGCAAAGTGTTCTTTTAAACCTAAGTCTTTCACAACAGATAACGTACCCGAAGTTCCGACCGCTCTGGCAACATCTAATTTTCCATATTGATTAAGCTCAAAGTGTGTTTGTGGATTTGTAACATATCCACGCACTTCTCCTTTTGAATTACTATCAACTAAAATAACTCCTATCGGCCCGCCGCCTTCTATTTTGATTGTTAATTTCTCTTCCCCTTTTAACATAGAACCTAGCATGACTCCTGCTGTCATTGCTCGACCAAGAGCTGCAGAAGCAGTCGGCCACGTATGATGTCTTTTTTGCGCCTCCCCCACTGTTTCCGTTGTTCTTACCGCATAGGCTCGTACTTGCCCGCCATAAGCAAGGGATTTTACTAAGTAGTCACTCATCTGTTTAGTGCTCCTTTCCAACATTTCGCTCATAAATTAACTGTAGTCCTTTTAACGTTAAAAATGGATCAACGATATCAATAATATCTGATTCATCTGCAATTAAAGAAGCAAGCCCCCCTGTAGCAATGACAGTAGGTTCTTTTTTCGCTTGTGCCTTCATTCTTGAAACAATTCCTTCCACTTGTCCAACATATCCATATAAAATACCGGCTTGCATCGCGCTAACTGTGTTTTTGCCAATAATATGATCTGGTCTAGCAATTTCTATTCGTGGCAATTTGGCTGCTCGCGAATAGAGAGCTTCCGTAGATATGTTTATTCCTGGGGCAATAGCTCCACCCATATATTGCTTCTCCTCATTTATATAGCAATATGTGGTTGCTGTACCAAAGTCAACAATAATTAATGGACCACCATATAAATGAATGCCTGCAACAGCATTCACGATTCTATCTGCTCCAACTTCACGTGGGTTTTCATATTTTATGTCCAAGCCTGTCTTGATACCTGGACCAACAATTAAAGGCTTTAAATGAAAATATTTTTGACACATTCTTTCTAAGGCAAACATGATCGGCGGAACAACAGAAGAGATAATCATTCCATTGATATGTGAAAATGATAAACCGACATACTCAAACAATGATTTCAATAACATGCCAAATTCATCTTCTGTCTTATTTCGACTTGTTTCGATACGCCAATGATGTTTTAATTCATCATGATCATAAACCCCTATAACCGTATT
Coding sequences within it:
- a CDS encoding 2-amino-4-hydroxy-6-hydroxymethyldihydropteridine diphosphokinase (product_source=KO:K00950; cath_funfam=3.30.70.560; cog=COG0801; ko=KO:K00950; pfam=PF01288; superfamily=55083; tigrfam=TIGR01498) translates to MNNIAYLSLGSNVGDREGYLNAAIQKLNEYPDVHVVKKSSIYETDPVGYTDQDLFLNMVTKINTNLSPFDLLSLLQCIEREFKRKREIRWGPRTLDLDILLYNHENIETEQLTVPHPRMFERAFVLIPLFEIEPNLQLPHQNQLLEDLVGELRDKKGVRVWKRKNGEDEFVLLES
- a CDS encoding dihydroneopterin aldolase (product_source=KO:K01633; cath_funfam=3.30.1130.10; cog=COG1539; ko=KO:K01633; pfam=PF02152; smart=SM00905; superfamily=55620; tigrfam=TIGR00525), with the protein product MPCWGKECIVIDKIYVNGMEFYGYHGVFPEENKLGQRFRLDVMLEVDLSKAGKTDDLTFTVNYADVYQICQEIVEQKVYKLVEKVAEEIAQSLLQKFSLVKQCTVKVIKPDPPIPGHYQSVAIEITRGRT
- a CDS encoding transcriptional regulator with XRE-family HTH domain (product_source=COG1396; cath_funfam=1.10.260.40; cog=COG1396; pfam=PF01381; smart=SM00530; superfamily=47413) — protein: MEAEKWGRRIRAFRKLKGYTQESFAKHLGVSVSVIGEVERGNKVPSKQLVEEMAELLGISVEELAPKDG
- a CDS encoding nifR3 family TIM-barrel protein (product_source=TIGR00737; cath_funfam=1.10.1200.80,3.20.20.70; cog=COG0042; pfam=PF01207; superfamily=51395; tigrfam=TIGR00737), encoding MFKIGDIQLKNRVVLAPMAGVCNSAFRLTVKEFGAGLVCAEMVSDKAILYKNAKTMGMLYIDEREKPLSLQIFGGEKESLVEAAKFVDKNTTADIIDINMGCPVPKITKCDAGAKWLLDPNKIYDLVAAVVDAVEKPVTVKMRMGWDDEHIYAVENARAVERAGGQAVAIHGRTRVQMYEGVANWDIIKEVKQSVNIPVIGNGDVKTPQDAKRMLDETGVDGVMIGRAALGNPWMIYRTVKYLETGKLIEEPSVQEKINVCKLHLDRLIDLKGEHIGVREMRKHAAWYLKGIRGNAKIRNAINTCETRDELVTLLDDFVEEVEAKEQSAQVG
- a CDS encoding dihydropteroate synthase (product_source=KO:K00796; cath_funfam=3.20.20.20; cog=COG0294; ko=KO:K00796; pfam=PF00809; superfamily=51717; tigrfam=TIGR01496), yielding MNVNIKQRKSVLNCGPYSLHYEEKTQIMGILNVTPDSFSDGGKYNHIEKAIQHAKKMVEHGADIIDVGGESTRPGAEMVSEEEELERVIPVIERLAKEIEVPISIDTYKAEVAKQAVQAGATIINDVWGAKKEPEIAAVAAHYNVPIILMHNRSKRDYSDLIHDIVQDLMESVKIAKDAGVKDENILLDPGIGFAKTFEDNLIVMRNLEAITTLGYPVLLGTSRKSLIGHVLDLPTNERVEGTGATVCLGIQKGCQFVRVHDVLPIARMAKMMDAMLGKGVYRNR
- a CDS encoding para-aminobenzoate synthetase component 2 (product_source=KO:K01664; cath_funfam=3.40.50.880; cog=COG0512; ko=KO:K01664; pfam=PF00117; superfamily=52317; tigrfam=TIGR00566) yields the protein MILMIDNYDSFTYNLVQYLGELGEELVVKRNDEITIQEIEALNPRYLMISPGPCSPNEAGISLQAIESLAGKVPIFGVCLGHQSIAQAFGGDVIRAERLMHGKTSMIYHDGKTIFKNLPNPFTATRYHSLIVKKDTLPDCFEVTAWTAENEIMGIRHKELPIEGVQFHPESIMTENGKKLLKNFLTSYSIQEKSV
- a CDS encoding 4-amino-4-deoxychorismate lyase (product_source=KO:K02619; cath_funfam=3.20.10.10,3.30.470.10; cog=COG0115; ko=KO:K02619; pfam=PF01063; superfamily=56752; tigrfam=TIGR01121) encodes the protein MYLYLNGEFVHQKDAFISPFDHGYLYGLGVFETLRVYKGHPFLLDDHLERLRHGLIQLNISYSIDREMAENIINELLQLNNLQDAYVRINISAGEEELGLSANPYVKPTVIFFMKDIHLPKNQQKEGRFLTIKRNSPEGSFRLKSHHFLNNMLAKREIGPNPKVEGIFLTEEGYVAEGIVSNIFWVHNNIVYTPSINTGILNGITRQFVLECLRKLDIPFIEGFFTPNELLKSDEVFITNSLQEIVPITNIGNHHFLGQAGNVAKQLKDLYEKSRHHLYSRHQL
- a CDS encoding para-aminobenzoate synthetase component 1 (product_source=KO:K01665; cath_funfam=3.60.120.10; cog=COG0147; ko=KO:K01665; pfam=PF00425,PF04715; superfamily=56322; tigrfam=TIGR01824); protein product: MQQERKPLAISFPFDPHTFFLRYEQLSFGKTHHVLLESGRGGRYSIAGIKPSAIITGKNGQLTIETNGDVICEYGDPIPLFEQWMKEHRSMTDLKLPDFQGGAIGFISYDSVRYFEKLPELALDDLDTPDIYFLVFQDVAVFDHQTNILYLITHYGNECEKEMAYNRLNEWKTMWMEEKKIDLAHEFHPSMNSEKPISFMEEPFKQAVEKVKEYISQGDVFQVNLSVRQAKELKCHPFFIYKTLRELNPSPYMGYIHTPDFQIVCGSPELLIKRKGKQLNTRPIAGTRSRGVNDEEDLKLAQELINNEKERAEHVMLVDLERNDLGRVCEYGTVNVNEFMVIEKYSHVMHIVSNVQGILKEGKGFMDIIRAVFPGGTITGAPKVRTMEIIEELEPTRRGLYTGSIGWLGFNEDLEFNIVIRTLLAKHGWAYVQAGAGIVIDSVPKYEYKESLKKAEALWRAKSMSEEEKTFV
- a CDS encoding lysyl-tRNA synthetase class 2 (product_source=KO:K04567; cath_funfam=2.40.50.140,3.30.930.10; cog=COG1190; ko=KO:K04567; pfam=PF00152,PF01336; superfamily=50249,55681; tigrfam=TIGR00499) — its product is MMNQEELNNQQELNDQLKVRREKLHMLREKGIDPFGKRFERTHQAAELKELYNQYSKEELEEKKVFVALAGRIMTKRGKGKAGFAHIQDLSGQIQIYVRKDAVGEEQYDIFNTADLGDLVGIKGTVFKTKVGELSIKVTDFTLLTKALRPLPDKYHGLKDIEQRYRQRYLDLIMNPESKNTFITRSKIIQSMRRYLDDQGFLEVETPTMHSIPGGAAARPFITHHNALDMPLYMRIAIELHLKRLIVGGLEKVYEIGRVFRNEGVSTRHNPEFTMLELYEAYADYKDIMKLTENMIAHIAKEVLGTTKIQYGDHEVNLEPEWTRLHMVDAIKQYTGVDFWSVRTTEEARELAEEHGVEITGNMQYGHIVNEFFEQKVEDKLIQPTFIYGHPVEISPLAKKNDEDPRFTDRFELFIVGREHANAFTELNDPIDQRERFEAQLKEREQGNDEAHLMDEDFVEALEYGMPPTGGLGIGIDRLVMLLTNSPSIRDVLLFPQMRHK